One Kitasatospora sp. NBC_01287 DNA window includes the following coding sequences:
- a CDS encoding VOC family protein: protein MAELPPPPEGIVLAHFIVSDDVERSRRFYTEVLGGRVAYSGPGGLTYVALANSWIIINVGGGPTDDKPSVTLATPRDPDRVSSFLNIRVKDVHALYAEWSARGAQFLTPPKQHEYEIRCYIRDPDGHLIEVGQTTDPEGDWSPAHWPSGTRAGDSE, encoded by the coding sequence ATGGCCGAGCTCCCCCCACCGCCAGAAGGAATTGTGCTGGCCCACTTCATCGTCTCGGACGATGTCGAGCGCTCTCGGCGCTTCTACACCGAAGTACTCGGCGGCCGGGTGGCCTACTCCGGCCCCGGAGGGCTGACCTATGTCGCCCTGGCCAACAGCTGGATCATCATCAATGTCGGCGGCGGCCCGACTGACGACAAGCCGTCGGTCACCCTGGCCACGCCACGCGATCCCGACCGCGTCAGCAGCTTCCTCAATATCCGGGTCAAGGACGTCCACGCCTTGTACGCGGAGTGGAGCGCCCGGGGCGCCCAGTTTCTGACACCGCCGAAACAGCACGAGTACGAGATCCGCTGCTACATCCGCGATCCCGACGGCCACCTGATCGAAGTAGGGCAGACTACCGACCCCGAGGGAGACTGGTCGCCCGCTCACTGGCCGTCAGGTACGCGCGCTGGCGATTCGGAGTGA
- a CDS encoding NADP-dependent oxidoreductase has translation MRAVTYDSYAPDNSQLRYGEVAEPKVGPGQVLIQVRAAAVNPVDWKIMAGGLDGMMDTVFPVVPGWDVAGVVTRTGPDTPEFAPGDEVISYARKDVVQGGTFAEYVAVAAPAVARKPAALDWAQAAGLPLAGLTALRSLEQLRIGSGDVLLVHGAAGGVGSLAVQLGSDRGARVIGTASERNHAFVRALGGEPVTYGDGLAERVRALVPDGVTAAADFVGGQLETTLAVLADGGRHVSVADPGVEQHGGHWIWVRPDGAKLAELAASVDRGALTVEVAQTFPLERTAEAFDASRTGHTRGKLVVLP, from the coding sequence ATGCGTGCGGTGACCTACGACTCGTACGCCCCGGACAACTCGCAGCTGCGGTACGGCGAGGTGGCGGAACCCAAGGTCGGCCCCGGGCAGGTGCTGATCCAGGTCCGCGCGGCGGCCGTCAACCCGGTCGACTGGAAGATCATGGCGGGCGGCCTGGACGGGATGATGGACACGGTATTCCCGGTCGTCCCCGGCTGGGACGTGGCCGGCGTGGTGACCCGGACCGGCCCGGACACGCCCGAGTTCGCGCCAGGGGACGAGGTGATCTCCTACGCCCGCAAGGACGTGGTGCAGGGCGGCACCTTCGCCGAGTACGTCGCGGTCGCCGCACCGGCGGTAGCGCGCAAGCCGGCCGCACTCGACTGGGCGCAGGCGGCCGGGCTGCCACTGGCCGGCCTCACCGCGCTGCGCAGCCTGGAGCAGCTCCGGATCGGGTCCGGTGACGTGCTGCTGGTGCACGGCGCGGCCGGCGGCGTGGGCAGCCTGGCGGTGCAGCTCGGCTCGGACCGCGGCGCCCGGGTGATCGGCACCGCCTCGGAGCGCAACCACGCGTTCGTCCGCGCTCTGGGCGGGGAGCCGGTGACCTACGGGGACGGGCTGGCCGAGCGGGTGCGGGCGTTGGTGCCTGACGGTGTGACAGCCGCGGCCGACTTCGTCGGCGGCCAGCTGGAGACCACGCTCGCGGTCCTCGCCGACGGTGGTCGGCACGTCTCGGTCGCCGACCCGGGCGTGGAGCAGCACGGCGGTCACTGGATCTGGGTCCGCCCGGACGGCGCCAAGCTCGCCGAACTCGCCGCGTCGGTCGACCGGGGAGCGCTGACGGTCGAGGTCGCACAGACCTTCCCGCTGGAGCGCACGGCCGAGGCCTTCGACGCCAGCCGCACCGGCCACACCCGGGGGAAGCTGGTCGTCCTGCCCTGA
- a CDS encoding RICIN domain-containing protein, with the protein MTKDNAAGNAKVLLGSNGNTGNVTVALTGLNTTSVVQNGQVRAVVQRVPDNNGTAVDGPVTISDTTLAVGNNAASVTVPYTDAKDGYTITLLPPSDTTVSTVAVSENSGQCLDDTNLSTSPGTRYQQYSCEGGYQQMLDLKPVAGQANTYTVVNEHSGLCLDVSGASTADGAAVIQWNCSGQANQEFTLRPVAALGNSQDYQLVAAHSGKCVDVYGVSTAPGAVIHQWTCDTGSTLATKTNQIWRLLGKN; encoded by the coding sequence GTGACCAAGGACAACGCCGCGGGCAACGCCAAGGTCCTGCTGGGCTCCAACGGCAACACCGGCAACGTGACCGTCGCCCTCACCGGCCTCAACACCACCTCCGTGGTGCAGAACGGCCAGGTGCGCGCCGTGGTGCAGCGCGTTCCCGACAACAACGGCACCGCGGTGGACGGCCCGGTCACCATCTCCGACACCACCCTGGCGGTCGGCAACAACGCCGCCTCGGTGACCGTCCCCTACACGGATGCCAAGGACGGCTACACGATCACGCTGCTCCCGCCCTCCGACACCACGGTCTCCACGGTCGCGGTCAGCGAGAACAGCGGCCAGTGCCTGGACGACACCAACCTCTCCACCAGCCCCGGCACCCGGTACCAGCAGTACTCCTGCGAGGGCGGCTACCAGCAGATGCTGGACCTCAAGCCGGTCGCCGGGCAGGCGAACACCTACACCGTGGTCAACGAGCACAGCGGCCTGTGCCTCGACGTCTCCGGTGCCTCGACCGCTGACGGCGCGGCGGTCATCCAGTGGAACTGCAGCGGCCAGGCCAACCAGGAGTTCACCCTCAGGCCGGTCGCCGCGCTCGGCAACAGCCAGGACTACCAGCTCGTCGCCGCCCACAGCGGCAAGTGCGTCGACGTCTACGGCGTCTCCACGGCTCCCGGCGCCGTGATCCACCAGTGGACCTGCGACACCGGCAGCACCCTCGCCACCAAGACCAACCAGATCTGGCGCCTCCTCGGCAAGAACTGA
- a CDS encoding DUF1304 domain-containing protein, translating into MSIAATTVVLLIAALHVYILVLEMFLWAGPRARAAFGTTAEFAAATKALAANQGLYNGFLAAGLVWGAVASEPVGFQAKVFFLVCVAVAGAYGAATAGRKILFVQTVPALIGLALVLASHY; encoded by the coding sequence ATGTCGATCGCCGCAACCACGGTGGTGCTGCTCATCGCCGCACTCCACGTGTACATCCTGGTCCTGGAGATGTTCCTGTGGGCCGGCCCGAGGGCCCGTGCCGCGTTCGGGACCACTGCCGAGTTCGCGGCCGCCACGAAGGCGCTCGCGGCCAACCAAGGCCTGTACAACGGCTTCCTCGCCGCCGGTCTGGTGTGGGGAGCGGTGGCCTCGGAGCCGGTCGGTTTCCAGGCGAAGGTGTTCTTCCTGGTGTGCGTTGCGGTGGCCGGCGCGTACGGGGCCGCCACCGCCGGCCGGAAGATCCTCTTCGTCCAGACCGTTCCGGCCCTGATCGGATTGGCCCTGGTGCTGGCGAGCCACTACTGA
- the xylB gene encoding xylulokinase, translating to MAAQRVVIGIDSSTQSTKAIAVDLATGTVLGRGRAAHTVSDGAARESDPEQWWQALGEAVARTGWADRAAAVSVAGQQHGLVALDAAGRPVRPALLWNDVRSAPQAARLRDGFGREEIAHRTGSVPTAAFTAAKWAWLRANEPAAADRVAAVRLPHDFLTERLTGEPATDRGDASGTGWWGPDGYDLEILGRIGLDPALLPPVLAPGTAVGFVGPGLPLRKGALVATGTGDNMAAALGLGLMPGQPVLSLGTSGTVYAVGRKRPTDPSGTVAGFADALGGWLPLACTLNCTLAVDRFASVLGRDREEVESGGTAVVLPYLDGERTPDLPGASGLVHGLRHDTTPGQLLQATYDGAAHALLAALDDVLRAAGESPDPDVPLLLIGGGARGRAWQRTVLRLSGRAVQVPAAEELVALGAAAQAAALVTGEAADAVARRWRTADGLVLEPVARDGATLERITDTLHRAGALQGAVGVGER from the coding sequence ATGGCAGCACAGCGAGTTGTGATCGGAATCGACAGCTCCACCCAGTCCACCAAGGCCATCGCCGTCGACCTCGCCACCGGGACCGTGCTCGGCCGAGGGCGTGCAGCGCACACGGTCAGCGACGGTGCCGCGCGCGAGAGCGACCCCGAGCAGTGGTGGCAGGCCCTGGGCGAGGCAGTGGCCCGGACCGGCTGGGCGGACCGCGCCGCCGCCGTGTCGGTGGCCGGCCAGCAGCACGGTCTGGTCGCCCTCGACGCGGCCGGTCGCCCGGTCCGCCCGGCCCTGCTCTGGAACGACGTCCGGTCCGCGCCCCAGGCCGCGCGGCTGCGGGACGGGTTCGGCCGGGAGGAGATCGCCCACCGCACCGGCAGTGTCCCGACCGCCGCCTTCACCGCCGCCAAATGGGCCTGGCTGCGCGCCAACGAACCCGCCGCCGCCGACCGGGTCGCCGCCGTCCGGCTGCCCCACGACTTCCTGACGGAGCGTCTGACCGGCGAGCCGGCCACCGATCGCGGGGACGCCTCGGGAACCGGCTGGTGGGGTCCGGACGGCTACGACCTGGAGATCCTCGGCCGGATCGGCCTCGACCCCGCGCTCCTGCCGCCGGTCCTCGCACCGGGCACGGCGGTCGGCTTCGTCGGCCCCGGCCTGCCGCTGCGGAAGGGGGCGCTGGTCGCCACCGGGACCGGCGACAACATGGCCGCCGCGCTCGGGCTCGGCCTGATGCCAGGTCAGCCGGTGCTCAGCCTCGGTACCTCCGGCACCGTCTACGCCGTCGGTCGCAAGCGTCCCACCGATCCGAGTGGGACCGTGGCCGGCTTCGCCGACGCCCTCGGCGGCTGGCTGCCGCTGGCCTGCACGCTCAACTGCACCCTGGCCGTCGACCGCTTCGCCTCGGTCCTCGGACGCGACCGCGAGGAGGTCGAGAGCGGTGGCACGGCGGTGGTGCTGCCCTACCTCGACGGCGAGCGCACCCCGGACCTGCCAGGCGCCTCCGGCCTGGTGCACGGCCTGCGCCACGACACCACCCCGGGCCAGTTGCTCCAGGCCACCTACGACGGCGCCGCCCACGCTCTGCTCGCCGCCCTGGACGACGTGCTGCGCGCTGCCGGCGAGAGCCCCGACCCGGACGTACCGCTGCTGCTGATCGGCGGCGGTGCCCGCGGGCGTGCCTGGCAGCGGACCGTGCTGCGCCTGAGCGGTCGCGCCGTCCAGGTGCCGGCCGCCGAGGAACTGGTCGCGCTGGGCGCCGCGGCGCAGGCAGCCGCGCTGGTGACCGGTGAGGCGGCCGATGCGGTGGCGCGGCGCTGGCGGACGGCTGACGGGCTGGTGCTGGAGCCGGTGGCGCGGGACGGTGCGACGCTGGAGCGGATCACGGACACGCTGCATCGGGCGGGGGCGTTGCAGGGTGCGGTGGGGGTGGGGGAGCGGTAG
- the xylA gene encoding xylose isomerase, whose protein sequence is MTSDPLVPTPADKFTFGLWTVGWQGRDPFGDATRPALDPVETVQRLAGLGAYGVTFHDDDLIPFGASEAEREQTVKRFRAALDTAGLKVPMATTNLFTHPVFKDGAFTANDRDVRRYALRKTIRNIDLAAELGATVYVAWGGREGAESGAAKDVRTALDRLKEAFDLLGEHVEQQGYDLRFAIEPKPNEPRGDILLPTVGHALAFINELERPERVGVNPEVGHEQMAGLNFPHGIAQALWHGKLFHIDLNGQSGIKYDQDFRFGAGDLRQAFWLVDLLESAGYDGPKHFDFKPPRTEDFDGVWASAAACMRNYLLLAERSRAFRADPEVQAALAASRLPELAARTAQDGLAALLADRTAFEDFDVDAAAARGMAFEQLDQLAIEHLLGAR, encoded by the coding sequence GTGACCAGCGACCCCCTCGTCCCGACCCCGGCCGACAAGTTCACCTTCGGCCTGTGGACCGTCGGCTGGCAGGGCCGGGACCCGTTCGGCGACGCCACCCGGCCGGCCCTCGACCCGGTCGAGACCGTGCAGCGGCTCGCCGGTCTGGGCGCGTACGGCGTCACCTTCCACGATGACGACCTGATCCCGTTCGGCGCCTCGGAGGCCGAGCGCGAGCAGACCGTCAAGCGGTTCCGCGCCGCCCTGGACACGGCCGGCCTCAAGGTGCCGATGGCCACCACCAACCTGTTCACCCACCCCGTCTTCAAGGACGGCGCGTTCACCGCCAACGACCGCGACGTGCGCCGCTACGCGCTGCGCAAGACCATCCGCAACATCGACCTGGCCGCCGAGCTCGGCGCCACGGTCTACGTCGCCTGGGGCGGGCGCGAGGGCGCCGAGTCCGGCGCCGCCAAGGACGTGCGCACCGCGCTCGACCGGCTCAAGGAGGCCTTCGACCTGCTCGGCGAGCACGTCGAGCAGCAGGGCTACGACCTGCGCTTCGCCATCGAGCCCAAGCCCAACGAGCCGCGCGGCGACATCCTGCTTCCCACCGTCGGCCATGCCCTGGCGTTCATCAACGAGTTGGAGCGACCCGAGCGGGTCGGCGTCAATCCGGAGGTCGGCCACGAGCAGATGGCCGGGCTGAACTTCCCGCACGGCATCGCCCAGGCGCTGTGGCACGGCAAGCTCTTCCACATCGACCTCAACGGCCAGTCCGGCATCAAGTACGACCAGGACTTCCGCTTCGGCGCCGGCGACCTGCGCCAGGCCTTCTGGCTGGTCGACCTGCTGGAGTCGGCCGGCTACGACGGCCCGAAGCACTTCGACTTCAAGCCCCCGCGCACCGAGGACTTCGACGGCGTCTGGGCCTCGGCCGCCGCCTGCATGCGCAACTACCTGCTGCTCGCCGAGCGTTCCCGCGCCTTCCGCGCCGACCCGGAGGTGCAGGCCGCGCTCGCCGCATCCCGCCTGCCCGAACTCGCCGCCCGCACCGCCCAGGACGGCCTGGCCGCCCTGCTGGCCGACCGCACCGCCTTCGAGGACTTCGACGTCGACGCGGCCGCCGCTCGTGGCATGGCCTTCGAGCAGCTGGACCAGCTGGCCATCGAGCACCTGCTCGGCGCCCGCTGA
- a CDS encoding cellulose binding domain-containing protein, whose translation MSLPPPSSRLRLPAALAGLALLAAGPLWSTTPNAGAATSATTAATVSVNAAQSLATVPATAIGTNGSVYDSKLADAAVPGLLKQAGVGLVRFPGGSSSDSYDWKTNSDLTNGTQAVDFDQYATMLQQSGAQGMVTVNYGSGDVVGATESPAETGAQLAADWVRYANVTHNYRIKYWEIGNEVYGNGTYGGSWETDKHCAAGASPSNCGPAVYARNAEAYIAAMKAVDPTIQVGVVLTAPGNWPDGSTSAGSPQPWNQTVMTTLAGQIGFADVHWYPQNPSSVTPPGPTDSGLLAAPAQIPAMIGTLRSQLDQYADSGSVPIMITETNSVSSNPGKQTVGLVNALFLPQDYLGWLTNGAAGVDWWQIHNGIVTSGDNGSALYGSAAYGDYGMLADGSCGTAGGAQLCEPAADTPFPAYNGMTLLGRFVHPGDTLVRASSNQSLVKAYSVKAADGSLRVLLVNDDPANSYQVGLDYAGFTPAPGTPAVTTMAGASAALTTAGTGTAASQTVAPYSAVLLTLQPGSAATPPTTPGTPTSSGVTSTSVNLSWAPSSSSTGLAGYDVVRVQGGTETAVASPTGAGATVDGLLPGTAYTFAVYARDTAGNRSARSGTVTVTTAAATGGSSCEVGYSVNDWGGGFTATLVLTNTGSAPVSGWTLSFDWPGDQRLSSGWNANWTQSGSTVTATSLSYNATLAPGASTSVGFNASYSGGNPAPSGFTLNGTPCG comes from the coding sequence ATGTCCCTGCCGCCCCCATCGAGCAGGCTGCGCCTGCCCGCCGCCCTGGCCGGCCTGGCCCTGCTGGCCGCCGGCCCGCTCTGGAGCACCACGCCGAACGCCGGTGCGGCCACCTCCGCCACCACCGCCGCGACGGTGAGCGTGAACGCCGCGCAGTCCCTCGCCACCGTCCCCGCCACCGCGATCGGCACCAACGGCTCGGTCTATGACAGCAAGCTGGCCGACGCCGCGGTGCCCGGGCTGCTGAAGCAGGCCGGCGTCGGCCTGGTCCGCTTCCCGGGCGGCAGTTCGTCCGACAGCTACGACTGGAAGACCAACAGCGACCTCACCAACGGCACCCAGGCGGTCGACTTCGACCAGTACGCCACCATGCTCCAGCAGTCCGGCGCGCAGGGCATGGTGACGGTCAACTACGGCAGTGGCGACGTCGTCGGCGCCACCGAGAGCCCGGCCGAGACCGGGGCCCAGCTCGCGGCCGACTGGGTGCGCTACGCCAACGTGACGCACAACTACCGCATCAAGTACTGGGAGATCGGCAACGAGGTCTACGGGAACGGGACCTACGGCGGCAGCTGGGAGACGGACAAGCACTGCGCCGCCGGCGCGAGTCCGAGCAACTGTGGCCCGGCGGTGTACGCGCGGAACGCCGAGGCGTACATCGCGGCGATGAAGGCCGTCGACCCGACCATCCAGGTCGGCGTGGTGCTCACCGCCCCGGGGAACTGGCCGGACGGCAGCACTTCGGCCGGTAGCCCGCAGCCCTGGAACCAGACCGTGATGACGACGCTGGCCGGGCAGATCGGCTTCGCGGACGTGCACTGGTACCCGCAGAACCCGAGCAGTGTCACCCCGCCCGGGCCGACCGACTCCGGCTTGCTCGCCGCCCCGGCGCAGATTCCCGCCATGATCGGCACGCTGCGCTCGCAGCTCGACCAGTACGCGGACAGCGGCTCGGTGCCGATCATGATCACCGAGACCAACTCGGTCTCCTCCAACCCGGGCAAGCAGACCGTCGGCCTGGTCAACGCCCTCTTCCTACCGCAGGACTACCTCGGCTGGCTCACCAACGGCGCTGCCGGCGTGGACTGGTGGCAGATCCACAACGGCATCGTGACCAGCGGGGACAACGGCTCCGCGCTCTACGGCTCGGCCGCGTACGGCGACTACGGCATGCTCGCCGACGGCAGCTGCGGCACCGCCGGCGGCGCCCAGCTGTGCGAACCGGCGGCCGACACGCCGTTCCCGGCCTACAACGGGATGACGCTGCTCGGCCGGTTCGTCCACCCGGGCGACACCCTGGTCCGGGCCAGCTCCAACCAGTCCCTGGTCAAGGCGTACTCGGTGAAGGCAGCCGACGGCTCGCTGCGGGTGCTGCTGGTGAACGACGATCCGGCCAACAGCTACCAGGTGGGCCTCGACTACGCCGGATTCACCCCCGCGCCGGGCACGCCGGCGGTGACCACGATGGCGGGTGCCTCGGCCGCGCTGACCACGGCGGGCACGGGCACCGCGGCCTCGCAGACCGTCGCGCCGTACAGCGCGGTCCTGCTCACCCTGCAGCCCGGCAGCGCCGCGACCCCGCCGACCACCCCGGGCACGCCGACCTCCTCGGGCGTCACCAGCACCTCGGTGAACCTGAGCTGGGCCCCGTCCAGCAGCTCCACCGGCCTGGCCGGCTACGACGTGGTGCGGGTCCAGGGCGGCACCGAGACCGCGGTGGCCTCGCCCACGGGCGCGGGCGCGACGGTGGACGGCCTCCTGCCGGGCACCGCCTACACCTTCGCCGTCTACGCCCGGGACACGGCGGGCAACCGGTCGGCCCGTTCCGGCACCGTCACGGTGACCACGGCGGCCGCGACCGGCGGCAGCAGCTGCGAGGTCGGCTACTCGGTGAACGACTGGGGCGGCGGCTTCACCGCCACCCTGGTGCTCACGAACACCGGCAGCGCGCCGGTGAGCGGCTGGACACTCTCTTTCGACTGGCCCGGCGACCAGCGGCTGAGCAGCGGCTGGAACGCGAACTGGACCCAGTCGGGCAGCACCGTGACCGCCACCAGCCTCTCCTACAACGCCACCCTGGCGCCGGGCGCGAGCACCAGCGTCGGGTTCAACGCCTCCTACTCGGGCGGCAACCCGGCCCCGAGCGGCTTCACGCTGAACGGCACGCCCTGCGGCTGA
- a CDS encoding SigE family RNA polymerase sigma factor → MLLDDASAEFNDFFERHYAELARLAHLLTGESDTADDLAADALVALWQRWDRLRSADHPVAYARGVVANMARERIRSAVRERRRITLFWTRAPERTDGPDVAAVLDVRAALARLPFRKRACVVLRHAFDLSEKETAVALGISVGTVKSQTSKGMAELEGVLGTRAADELVAGRRNR, encoded by the coding sequence ATGCTCCTCGATGACGCGTCCGCGGAGTTCAACGATTTCTTCGAACGCCACTACGCCGAACTGGCCCGCCTGGCCCACCTGCTGACCGGAGAGAGCGACACGGCCGACGACCTCGCGGCCGATGCGCTGGTGGCCCTGTGGCAACGCTGGGACCGGTTGCGCAGCGCCGACCACCCGGTGGCCTACGCTCGCGGGGTGGTGGCCAACATGGCGCGGGAGCGGATCCGCAGCGCGGTCCGCGAACGACGCCGGATCACGCTGTTCTGGACCCGCGCCCCGGAGCGGACGGACGGGCCGGACGTGGCGGCCGTGCTGGACGTGCGTGCGGCGCTCGCCCGCCTGCCGTTCCGCAAGCGGGCCTGTGTGGTGCTGCGCCACGCCTTCGACCTGTCGGAGAAGGAAACCGCGGTGGCGCTCGGCATATCTGTCGGCACGGTCAAGAGCCAGACCTCGAAGGGAATGGCCGAGCTGGAAGGTGTACTCGGCACACGAGCGGCCGACGAACTGGTGGCAGGAAGGAGGAACCGGTGA
- a CDS encoding expansin EXLX1 family cellulose-binding protein gives MKAMKHAARRPWHRHGPARGVPLALLAVGVLVCLVVTFLVGGGGDSGRPVVGAAARTTEPGVSVPPTAQAAASAASAGADAPATVTSSVPASATPSPAPSASPTRTQVPATPVAPTASASGSAGAVSASGSAGVAPAAATLAGRIKPGVTNQGVATAYAAGDGNGSCLYGPSDDLMIAAMNYTDYESSKACGAYVSVRTASGAAITVRIVNDCPAPCAPGQLDLSQQAFARLADLSVGRLPITWTLLSPDTAGTVSIRYKTGSSKWWCGIQVIGHRNPLAELEVRGAGGWQQLPRSDFNYFLSTDGTGCGGEIRLTDIYGQQLTVDGIIVQPDVVQPTGAQFARH, from the coding sequence ATGAAGGCAATGAAGCACGCCGCCCGGCGACCGTGGCACAGGCACGGGCCGGCCAGGGGCGTTCCCCTCGCGCTGCTGGCCGTCGGCGTCCTGGTCTGCCTGGTCGTGACGTTCCTGGTCGGGGGCGGAGGGGACTCCGGGCGCCCGGTCGTCGGAGCGGCCGCCCGCACCACCGAGCCGGGGGTGAGCGTCCCACCCACTGCCCAGGCCGCGGCGTCGGCCGCCAGTGCGGGCGCGGACGCGCCCGCCACCGTCACGAGCTCGGTACCGGCCTCGGCCACTCCCTCACCCGCGCCGTCCGCCTCACCCACACGCACGCAGGTGCCCGCAACCCCGGTAGCGCCGACGGCCTCCGCGAGCGGTAGCGCCGGCGCGGTCTCCGCGAGCGGCAGCGCGGGCGTGGCCCCCGCGGCGGCCACCCTGGCGGGACGGATCAAGCCCGGCGTCACGAACCAGGGTGTCGCCACTGCTTATGCCGCGGGTGACGGCAACGGCTCCTGCCTGTACGGCCCCTCCGACGACCTGATGATCGCGGCGATGAACTACACCGACTACGAGTCGTCCAAGGCCTGCGGCGCCTACGTGTCGGTGCGCACCGCGAGCGGCGCCGCCATCACGGTGCGGATCGTCAACGACTGTCCGGCGCCCTGCGCGCCCGGCCAACTCGACCTCAGCCAGCAGGCGTTCGCCAGGCTCGCTGATCTCTCAGTGGGCCGGCTGCCGATCACCTGGACGCTGCTGAGCCCCGACACGGCGGGTACCGTCTCGATCCGGTACAAGACCGGGTCGAGCAAGTGGTGGTGCGGCATCCAGGTGATCGGCCACCGGAACCCGCTGGCGGAGCTGGAGGTCCGCGGTGCCGGCGGCTGGCAGCAGCTGCCGCGCTCCGACTTCAACTACTTCCTCTCCACCGACGGCACCGGCTGCGGCGGCGAGATCAGGCTCACCGACATCTACGGCCAGCAGCTGACCGTGGACGGGATCATCGTGCAGCCGGATGTCGTGCAACCGACCGGGGCGCAGTTCGCCCGGCACTGA
- a CDS encoding VOC family protein, giving the protein MVELPPPIDGVLLGHFIVSDDVERSRHFYTEVLGGTTIFGGVPTVVALSNTWIVINAGGGPTDDKPTVTLETPRDPDRVNSFLNFRVRDIEAVYAEWSARGAQFLTPPKQHPYEIRCYIRDPDGHLIEVGQTTDPRGDWAPAF; this is encoded by the coding sequence ATGGTCGAGCTCCCGCCGCCCATCGATGGGGTTCTGCTGGGGCACTTCATCGTCTCGGACGATGTAGAGCGCTCCCGGCACTTCTACACCGAGGTGCTCGGCGGCACCACGATCTTCGGCGGAGTACCGACCGTCGTCGCTCTGTCCAACACCTGGATCGTCATCAACGCCGGTGGCGGTCCGACCGACGACAAGCCGACGGTCACGCTGGAGACGCCGCGCGATCCCGACCGAGTCAACAGCTTCCTCAATTTCCGGGTCAGGGACATCGAGGCGGTGTACGCCGAGTGGAGCGCCCGGGGTGCTCAGTTCCTGACGCCGCCGAAGCAGCACCCGTACGAGATCCGCTGCTACATCCGCGATCCCGACGGCCACCTGATCGAGGTGGGTCAGACCACCGACCCGAGGGGCGACTGGGCGCCTGCTTTCTGA
- a CDS encoding ROK family transcriptional regulator gives MSRSSEGGPASQQDMRRQNLAVVLGTVAGRSPLSRADVAGLTGLTRAAVSSLVDELIGRGALTEAETAPSGRVGRPGRSLAVNDCGPAGLGLEVGVTHLGACVVDLRGGLRVWRQVERGNAGRPAAQVLAEVAVLGADAEAEAAGLGLRVEGRVLAVPGVVPNTGQGLVEHAPNLGWHAVRPTDHWPDRDTVPVPENEANLGALAEYWQAEHGAETFVHVSAEAGIGAALIVDGQLFRGARGFAGELGHIPVHPDGVPCPCGARGCLEQYAGEAAVLREAGLRAAGDPVVLLAERAGAGDLATLRALERAGRALGLALASAVNLIDPDGLVLGGAYAELAEWLLPAVRAELAARVTVRPWPSGALRPSALGRRGALLGAALLTTRQIIADPTRLPLA, from the coding sequence GTGAGCAGGAGCTCGGAGGGCGGGCCGGCCTCGCAGCAGGACATGCGCCGGCAGAACCTCGCGGTGGTCCTCGGCACGGTCGCCGGGCGGAGTCCGCTCTCCCGGGCGGACGTCGCCGGGCTCACCGGGCTGACCAGGGCGGCCGTCTCCTCGCTGGTCGACGAGCTGATCGGCCGTGGCGCGCTGACCGAGGCGGAGACCGCGCCGAGCGGCCGGGTCGGGCGGCCCGGCCGTTCGCTGGCCGTGAACGACTGCGGCCCGGCGGGCCTCGGACTGGAGGTCGGCGTCACGCACCTCGGCGCCTGCGTCGTGGACCTGCGCGGCGGGCTCCGGGTCTGGCGGCAGGTGGAGCGCGGCAACGCGGGCCGACCGGCCGCGCAGGTGCTTGCCGAGGTCGCCGTGCTCGGTGCCGACGCGGAGGCCGAGGCGGCCGGGCTCGGACTGCGCGTCGAGGGCCGGGTCCTGGCCGTGCCGGGTGTGGTGCCCAATACGGGGCAGGGCCTGGTCGAGCATGCCCCCAACCTCGGCTGGCACGCGGTGCGACCCACCGACCACTGGCCCGATCGGGACACCGTGCCCGTACCGGAGAACGAGGCCAACCTCGGCGCGCTGGCCGAGTACTGGCAGGCCGAGCACGGCGCCGAGACCTTCGTGCACGTCTCCGCCGAGGCCGGCATAGGTGCCGCACTGATCGTCGACGGCCAGCTGTTCCGGGGGGCCCGCGGCTTCGCCGGCGAGCTCGGCCACATCCCCGTCCACCCGGACGGCGTGCCCTGCCCGTGCGGCGCGCGCGGCTGCCTGGAGCAGTACGCGGGCGAGGCGGCCGTGCTCCGCGAGGCCGGGCTCAGGGCGGCCGGCGACCCGGTCGTCCTGCTGGCCGAGCGGGCCGGCGCCGGGGACCTGGCCACCCTGCGGGCCCTGGAGCGGGCTGGGCGCGCCCTGGGCCTGGCCCTCGCCTCGGCGGTGAACCTGATCGACCCGGACGGCCTCGTGCTGGGCGGTGCGTACGCCGAGCTCGCCGAGTGGCTGCTGCCGGCGGTCCGCGCGGAGCTGGCCGCCCGGGTCACGGTTCGGCCCTGGCCGTCCGGAGCCCTGCGCCCCTCGGCGCTGGGGCGGCGCGGCGCGCTGCTCGGCGCAGCCCTGCTGACGACCCGCCAGATCATCGCGGACCCCACCCGCTTGCCCTTGGCCTGA